The sequence below is a genomic window from Acidobacteriota bacterium.
CCATCGTCAGCCTCATCCTGGAGCACCCCTCCTTGCGGGGGCGGCGCCCCTCCACTTGTTTACTTCCTTTCGGCAAGATTCTTAGGTGAGGCAACGAATCCATTTCGGAAAGAAATTAGCTGAGGCATGTCGGCCCTTTGCCTTGGGTGATTTGACTCTGTTATACTGACCGGCCAAAGGTGGGGCACATGGCGACTCTCCCGACGGCGGTCCGCGACGATATCAAGAACAGCCTTGAATTTAAACGGAATCGAGACAGCATGAAGAGCCTGGTCCGCCAGGTGGACGATCTGTCCGCCCTCCTCCGGGAGGGTGGGGGACAAGACGCAATTCGCAAGCAGCACGAAAAGGGGCGCCTGACCGCCCGGGAACGGATCGCGGGCATCCTCGACCCGGGGAGCCCCTTTCACGAACTCCACCTCTTTGCCGCCTACGGAGTCTACGAGGAGTGGGGCGGTTCCCCGGCGGCGGGCGTGGTGACCGGCACGGGCGCCATCTGCGGCCGCCTCTTCATGATCATCGCCAACGACGCGACCGTGAAGGCCGGGGCCTTCTTCCCCATGACCGCAAAGAAGGTGATCCGGGCCCAGACCATCGCTCTGGAGAACCGGTTGCCCGTGCTGTACCTCGTCGACTCCGCCGGGGTCTTCCTTCCCCTGCAGGATGAGGTCTTCCCGGACCAGGACGATTTCGGCCGGGTCTTCTACCTCAACGCCCGCCTCACCGCCGCGGGCGTTCCGCAAATCGCGGCCATCATGGGCTCGTGCGTGGCGGGGGGGGCCTACCTCCCGGTCATGTGCGACACGCTCCTCATGACCGACGGGTCGGGCCTGTACCTGGCCGGCCCCGCCCTGGTCAAGGCCGCCATCGGTCAAGGCGTCTCCTCCGAGGACCTGGGAGGGGCGGGGATGCACGCCTCCGTGTCGGGCACCGTCGACTTCCACGAGAAGGACGACGTCTCCTGCATGGCCCGCATCCGGGAAATCGTTGGGAGGCTGGGCCATCCGGGCCCCTCCCCCTTCTCCCGGATCGAGGCCTTGCCTCCCCTCTATGACCCCCAGGATCTCTATGGCATTTTCCCCGACAACCCGCTCGGACAGTACGACGTCCGGGAGGTCATCGCGCGGATCGCGGACGGGAGTGAGTTCACGGAGTACCGAGAGGAATACGGCCGCACCCTCGTGTGCGGCTACGCCCGCATCGGCGGCTGGGCCGTCGGCATCGTGGCGAACCAGAAGGTCCACATCCGGGAAAAGGGGCGCCCCGTGGAGATTGGAGGCGTGATTTACGTGGAGAGCGCCAACAAGACGGCCCGGTTCATCCTGGACTGCCACCAGCAGAAGGTGCCCCTCGTCTTTCTCCACGACGTGAATGGCTTCATGGTAGGAAGGGACTCGGAGCACGCCGGGATCATCCGCGCCGGGGCCAAGATGGTCAACGCCGTGTCCAACGTGGGCGTCCCGAAGATCTCGGTGATCCTCGGGGGCTCCTTCGGAGCGGGCCACTACGCCATGTGCGGGAAGGCCTACGGACCCCGCTTCCTCTTCGCCTGGCCCACGGCCAAGTACGCCGTGATGGGCGGCGACCAGGCGGCCAACACCCTCCTCGACATCCGGCTCAACCAGCTCCGGAAGTCCGGCAGGACCATTTCCGAAGAGGACAAGAAGAAGGCCCTGGAGGAAATCCGCGACCGGTACGCCGCCGCCACGGACCCAAAGTACGGGGCCGCTCGGCTCTGGATCGACGCCATCATCGACCCCGCCGAGACGAGGGAGCACCTGATCCGGGCCCTCGACGTGGCGGCCCACAACCCCGAGGTGCCGCCCCTCCAAGTGGGCGTCCTCCAGACCTAGCCTGAAGACTCCGGCGGAGAGGCGGTCGGCCATGGCGGAATCCATCCTTCTCAGCGAGCGGCGGGGGGCGGTGGTTCGGCTCACCCTGAACCGGCCCGAAAGACGCAACGCTCTCGGGCCGGACCTGGTGGCGGCCCTCACCGAGGCTCTGCGCTCCCTCTCTTCGGAGGATTCCGTCCGCGCCGTGGTCCTGACGGGAGCCGGAACGGCCTTCTGCGCGGGCGCCGACCTGGAGTACCTGGAGCAGCTGCGCTCGGCCTCGGTGGCGGAGAACGCCGACGATTCCCGGAGGCTGAAGACCCTCTACCGAGCCCTGTCCACCTTCCCGAAGCCCATCGTGGGGGCCGTGGACGGCCCGGCCCTCGCGGGGGGCTGCGGGCTCGCCTCCGCCTGCGACGTCCTCCTCGCCTCCCCCAGGGCCTCCTTCGGCTATCCCGAAGTGCGGATCGGATTCGTGGCCGCCATGGTCCTCGTCTTCCTGGCCCGTCAGCTGGGCGACCGGCTCGCGAGGGAACTCCTTCTGACGGGCCGAACCCTGACCGCGGAGGAGGCTCGGGAGGCGGGACTGGTGCACCGCGTACTCCCGAGCGACCGCCTCACGGAGGAGGCCCTCGCCGTCGCCGAGAACCTGGCCTCGGGGGCCCCCTCCTCGCTCGCGCTGACCAAGGAACTCTTGTGGCACACCTCGGGGCTCCCGACGGGGAGCGCCCTGTCCCTCGCGGAGACGGTGAACGTGTTCGCGAGAACCACGCCGGACATGCAGGAGGGGCTGAGCGCGTTCTTCGCGAAAAGGAGGCCCTCGTGGCCAGGGTCCTGACTCGACAGAGTCCCACTTCGCGGCACCAGTCCTTCATGCGCTGGCTCGAAGCAGTCAGCGAGCCCCTGCTCTCCGAGTGGGTGGAAGCCATCCGGAAAGAGATTCCCGCCTACGCCACCATGGAGCCCCGCGAGGTTCGCCTGCCCGTGGAGCGGCACTTCGAGGCCCTCCGGTATTACTGGGACCTGGGTCTTCAGAGCCGCCTCTACGTGTTCTACCAGGACCTGGCGCGCAAGCGGCTGGCGGAAAAGGTGCGCCTCGCCGACGTGGCTCGGGCCGTGGACGTGGGCAAGCGGATTCTTCTGCGCATGCTCGCGGAATCGGAGCTTCCGGGACGGGAGGATCTGCGGGAGCTGTTCCTCGAGACCTTCCGCGAGAACTCCTACGTCCTCCTGGAGTGCTACCAGGCGGCCACGGAGGAAATGGCCGCGGAGGCGGAGGCGCGCCTGGAGGCCACCGAGGCCGACGCCGCCAAGTCCCACGAGCAGTGGGGACTGCTGAACCAGATCCTGTCGGGTTTGGACGTGGGGATCATCGTCCTCGACTCCCAGCTCAAGGTGGCGTGGCTGAACCAGAACGTGCCGCGGGACCTTCTGCGCCTCCGGCCCGAACTCGCCATGGGGCTCCCCTGTCAGGAGGCGCTGGCCCACGACGCGGCCGAGTGCTCCCGCTGTTCCGCCTGCTACGTCCTCCAGGGGGCCACGCCCATGCGCCAGCTGATCCGGGCCGGAGCGGGAAAGAACGCCAAGGACTACCTCAAGATCACGCGCCCCCTCTCGGGCGGGCACCTCGTGGGCCCCCACGTCATCGAGATCTACCTGGACATCACCGCCCAGCAGGAGGCCATCCGCTCTCTGGCGCGGACCCAGGAACTCGTCCGAAACATCCTGAACTCATCCGTCAGCGCCATCATCTCCACGGACCTGCACGGGCGCGTCACCCTCTTCAACCGAGCCGCGGAGAAGATCTTCGGATTCACGGAAGGCGAGATGCTCGGCCAGCGGGTGGGGGACTACTACGAGAAGGGCCTGGCCGAGGCCCGGACGGTGATGCGCCGGCTCCTCGCCGAGGAGGTCATCACGGATTTCGTGACGGCCTTTCGCGCCAAGTCCGGGGAGTACGTCCCCCTGAAAGTCACCTTTTCCCTCCTGCGCGACGAGCAGGGAACCCTCGTGGGGACCATGAGCTTCTGCCAGGACATCCGGGTGGAGGAAGCCCTCAAGCAGGAGGTGGCGAGCAAGGACCAGTACCTCCTCTCCATTCTCCAGGCGTCCATGGACGGTCTCGTCACCCTCGACGCCAAGGGCCGCATCGCCTCCTGGAACCGGGGCGCGGCGGCGTTGTTGGGGGTGGAGCCCGCCTTCGCGTTGGGCCGTTCCATCGACGAGTTCCTCCCGCCCGACCTCATCCGGGAGATGCCCTCCTCCGGCACCCAGCCGGGGACCCGGCACTTCGAGGCCCGCCTTCCCAAGGGTTGCGACAGCCACATGGACATCCTGGTCACTCGGACGGAGATCCGGACGCCCGCGGACCGCGAGAGGGGCGCTTCCCTCGTTCTCAAGGACGTTACGGAGCTCAAGCGCCTCCAGAAGGACCTCGCGCAGGCCGAGCACCTCGCCGAACTCGGCCAGTTGGCGGCCAGCGTGGCTCACGAGATCAAGAACCCCATCGCCGGTCTGAGGGGCGCCATGGAGCTCATGGCCCAGCAGCACCAGCTGGACGACCCCCGCTTCGTGATGTTCCATGAGGGGCTTTCCCAGATCCGCCGCCTCGACGGCCTCGTCAAGGACCTCCTCTCCTACGCCCGCCCCCTCAGCCTGCAGCTCGAGCCGGTCCCCCTGGGCCTGGTCGTGGAATCCACCCTTCCCTTCGTCCAGCGCGGCGCGGAGGAGGCGGGCGTTTCGCTTACCTGCGCGGTCCCCGAAGACCTCCCGGTGGTCCACGCCGATCCCCAGCGCCTCCAGCAGGTCATCGTGAACCTCGTCCAGAACGGCATCCAGGCTACGCCGCGAGGCGGAGCCGTCACCGTCTCCGGGTTCACGTGCGGCCACGAGGTGGCCCTGGAAATCCGGGACACGGGGTCCGGGATGGCGCCGGAGCAGTTGAAGAAGATCTTTCAACCCTTCTATACGACCAAGCACATCGGAACCGGCTTGGGCCTCTCCATCGTCCAGCGCATCGTGGGCGCCCACGGCGGGCGCGTGGAGGTCTTCAGCCGGCCCGAGGAAGGGACCGTGTTCACCGTGTACCTTCCTTACGAATACTGGAGGGCGTGATGGCCAAAGAGACGATTCTGCTTGTCGAGGATGAGAAGCTGATCCGGTGGTCCCTGGCCAACCGCCTCTCCAAGGAGGGCTACGTGGTCGTGGAGGTGGACCGGGGCGCCGACGCCCTCCGATCCGTGGAGGAGCGCGAGGTGGACCTCATCCTGTTGGATTACCGCCTCCCGGACATGGACGGCCTGCAGGTCCTGAAGGCCATCGGTCCGAAGGCCCGGGAACTTCCCGTCATCATGATGACGGCCTATTCGACCGTGGAAAGCGCCATCGAGGCCATGAAGCTGGGGGCCTTCGACTACCTCAACAAGCCCTTCGAGATGGAGGAGCTCCTCGTGGCCATCCAGAAGGCCCTGGAGAACACCTCCCTCAAGCGGGAGCTGAGCCGCTACCGCCGGGCCCAGGAGGAGCGGTTCGGCGTGAGCAACCTCGTGGGCCGCAACCCCCGGATCGTGGAGGTCTTCGAGCTGGTCAAGAAGATCGCGGCGTCGTCCGCCACGACAATCCTCCTCCAGGGGGAAAGTGGCACGGGTAAGGACCTGCTCGCCAACACCATCCATTACGCCAGCGACCGGGCCAAGAAGCCGTTCATGAATCTCACCTGCTCCGCGCTCCCCGAGTCGGTCCTCGAACAGGAGCTCTTCGGGTATGAGAAGGGCGCCTTCCCCGAGGCGAAGACCGGGAAAAAGGGCCTTCTCGAACTGGCCGACGGCGGGACGGTGTTTCTCGACGAAGTGGGAGACCTGGGGCCCAATTTCCAGTCGAAACTCCTCAGGTTTCTCGAGGAGCGCTCCTTCAAGCGCGTGGGCGGAACCGTGGACATCCACGTGGACGTGCGGATGGTGGCGGCCACCAGCGCCAATCTCGAACAGGCCGTCACCGAAGGGAGGTACAGGAAGGACCTCTACTACCGGCTCAAGGTGATCCCCATCTACCTTCCCCCGCTCCGGGAGAGGCCGGAGGACATCCCGCTCCTCGTGAAGCACTTCATCGACCACTTCAACCGGGAGTTCAAGAAGAACACCCGCGGCGTCACCCACTCGGCCATGCAGGCCCTCATGGAGTATCCCTGGCCCGGGAACATCCGGGAGCTGAAGAACCTCATCGAGCGCGTGATGATCCTCGAGAACAAGGAGATGATCGACCTCTCCGACCTGCCCCGCGAGATCCACGCCCAGGAGCCCCACCGGCCTGTGGAGCAGGCCTTCGTTCTGCCGCCGGGGGGCGTCATCCTGGAGGACGTGGAGCGGAGCCTCCTCGAGCAGTCGCTCAAGCGCACCGGGGGGAACCAGACCCGCGCCGCGAAGCTCCTGGGCCTCAGCCGCGACACGCTTCGGTACCGCCTGAAGAAGTTCGATCTGGAATAGCATCGTGAGACGTCCGGTCGGGTCGATGAGGATCGCGCCGGGGCTGGTCCCTTCCCGGGAGATGCGGGTCCCCTCGCCCGACGGGTCACCCGCTCCGCTCAACTTCCCAAGCCTGGGGCCGTTCCCGTGAAAGCGATTGTTTTCGACCTCGACGGTACGCTCATCGACAGCCAGGAAGACGTTCTTTCCGCATTCGGAGCCGCCTTCCGCGCCCTGGACCTCCCGCTCCCCCCAAGAAGGGAGCTCCTGAGGGTCATCGGCCTCCGTCTGGAGGACTGCTTCCTGTCCTTCGTGGATGGAGACCCGGCCAGGGCCGCCCAGGGCGCGGGGGCCTTTCGGGCCCACTACGCCCGTCACCACCTGGACCGAACGCGGCCCTTCGCTGGCGTCGACGACGCGCTGGCCACGCTGGCTCACTCGCAAGCCCTGGGCCTCTGCACCATGAAAAAGGCGGAGTTCATGCACCGTCTGCTGGCGGCCTTCGGGTGGAGGGAGCGCTTCGCGGCGGTCCTCGGCTCCGAGGAAGGCTTCCCCGCCAAACCCGATCCCGC
It includes:
- a CDS encoding acyl-CoA carboxylase subunit beta; the protein is MATLPTAVRDDIKNSLEFKRNRDSMKSLVRQVDDLSALLREGGGQDAIRKQHEKGRLTARERIAGILDPGSPFHELHLFAAYGVYEEWGGSPAAGVVTGTGAICGRLFMIIANDATVKAGAFFPMTAKKVIRAQTIALENRLPVLYLVDSAGVFLPLQDEVFPDQDDFGRVFYLNARLTAAGVPQIAAIMGSCVAGGAYLPVMCDTLLMTDGSGLYLAGPALVKAAIGQGVSSEDLGGAGMHASVSGTVDFHEKDDVSCMARIREIVGRLGHPGPSPFSRIEALPPLYDPQDLYGIFPDNPLGQYDVREVIARIADGSEFTEYREEYGRTLVCGYARIGGWAVGIVANQKVHIREKGRPVEIGGVIYVESANKTARFILDCHQQKVPLVFLHDVNGFMVGRDSEHAGIIRAGAKMVNAVSNVGVPKISVILGGSFGAGHYAMCGKAYGPRFLFAWPTAKYAVMGGDQAANTLLDIRLNQLRKSGRTISEEDKKKALEEIRDRYAAATDPKYGAARLWIDAIIDPAETREHLIRALDVAAHNPEVPPLQVGVLQT
- a CDS encoding enoyl-CoA hydratase-related protein, with the translated sequence MAESILLSERRGAVVRLTLNRPERRNALGPDLVAALTEALRSLSSEDSVRAVVLTGAGTAFCAGADLEYLEQLRSASVAENADDSRRLKTLYRALSTFPKPIVGAVDGPALAGGCGLASACDVLLASPRASFGYPEVRIGFVAAMVLVFLARQLGDRLARELLLTGRTLTAEEAREAGLVHRVLPSDRLTEEALAVAENLASGAPSSLALTKELLWHTSGLPTGSALSLAETVNVFARTTPDMQEGLSAFFAKRRPSWPGS
- a CDS encoding PAS domain S-box protein yields the protein MARVLTRQSPTSRHQSFMRWLEAVSEPLLSEWVEAIRKEIPAYATMEPREVRLPVERHFEALRYYWDLGLQSRLYVFYQDLARKRLAEKVRLADVARAVDVGKRILLRMLAESELPGREDLRELFLETFRENSYVLLECYQAATEEMAAEAEARLEATEADAAKSHEQWGLLNQILSGLDVGIIVLDSQLKVAWLNQNVPRDLLRLRPELAMGLPCQEALAHDAAECSRCSACYVLQGATPMRQLIRAGAGKNAKDYLKITRPLSGGHLVGPHVIEIYLDITAQQEAIRSLARTQELVRNILNSSVSAIISTDLHGRVTLFNRAAEKIFGFTEGEMLGQRVGDYYEKGLAEARTVMRRLLAEEVITDFVTAFRAKSGEYVPLKVTFSLLRDEQGTLVGTMSFCQDIRVEEALKQEVASKDQYLLSILQASMDGLVTLDAKGRIASWNRGAAALLGVEPAFALGRSIDEFLPPDLIREMPSSGTQPGTRHFEARLPKGCDSHMDILVTRTEIRTPADRERGASLVLKDVTELKRLQKDLAQAEHLAELGQLAASVAHEIKNPIAGLRGAMELMAQQHQLDDPRFVMFHEGLSQIRRLDGLVKDLLSYARPLSLQLEPVPLGLVVESTLPFVQRGAEEAGVSLTCAVPEDLPVVHADPQRLQQVIVNLVQNGIQATPRGGAVTVSGFTCGHEVALEIRDTGSGMAPEQLKKIFQPFYTTKHIGTGLGLSIVQRIVGAHGGRVEVFSRPEEGTVFTVYLPYEYWRA
- a CDS encoding sigma-54 dependent transcriptional regulator; amino-acid sequence: MAKETILLVEDEKLIRWSLANRLSKEGYVVVEVDRGADALRSVEEREVDLILLDYRLPDMDGLQVLKAIGPKARELPVIMMTAYSTVESAIEAMKLGAFDYLNKPFEMEELLVAIQKALENTSLKRELSRYRRAQEERFGVSNLVGRNPRIVEVFELVKKIAASSATTILLQGESGTGKDLLANTIHYASDRAKKPFMNLTCSALPESVLEQELFGYEKGAFPEAKTGKKGLLELADGGTVFLDEVGDLGPNFQSKLLRFLEERSFKRVGGTVDIHVDVRMVAATSANLEQAVTEGRYRKDLYYRLKVIPIYLPPLRERPEDIPLLVKHFIDHFNREFKKNTRGVTHSAMQALMEYPWPGNIRELKNLIERVMILENKEMIDLSDLPREIHAQEPHRPVEQAFVLPPGGVILEDVERSLLEQSLKRTGGNQTRAAKLLGLSRDTLRYRLKKFDLE
- a CDS encoding HAD family hydrolase; the encoded protein is MKAIVFDLDGTLIDSQEDVLSAFGAAFRALDLPLPPRRELLRVIGLRLEDCFLSFVDGDPARAAQGAGAFRAHYARHHLDRTRPFAGVDDALATLAHSQALGLCTMKKAEFMHRLLAAFGWRERFAAVLGSEEGFPAKPDPAMLLEVLRRLGARPEQSLFVGDTWMDGQMARDAGVPFAFAAYGYGEASRLDGIPVARVLERPEDIAALGGARP